The following coding sequences are from one Saccopteryx bilineata isolate mSacBil1 chromosome 3, mSacBil1_pri_phased_curated, whole genome shotgun sequence window:
- the CEACAM18 gene encoding carcinoembryonic antigen-related cell adhesion molecule 18 isoform X1, with the protein MDASRCRHSPWRQLVLVASLLTCWICQISSQISIIPVVGFEGFQSFLDIENVPKGVQEYSWYRGTNDSAEYMIVSHIPSPKSWQSGPMSSGRENVSRLGTLVIKDSMLNDTGNYTVRVEFNNGSQTATGWLEVQELEDNPGISANVSSVVEEMDPVAAFCHTNITDATKIKWYVNGLQVSSSDRVTFSSDRKTLIMHQLSRFDRTLQCATEYIDGLPLKSDPIILTVFSLVSADGPDNVRLRSEPYTFRGVLSAEIGSRVQMNCTSTSYPRSQNHWIHNGSFLSSSASITFPSLTWEQMGNYRCIVKNSVTQITMYSDVRIQRPFQFPVIRTDFSISGYLVIGSIVMIVLGGVYLCGILVYALITHFSTREERERERARQRERRGEELEVSTPICALTRQAQGFEPAISAFPEQDGLYECSTQTWRTDQMGNEQTCF; encoded by the exons ATGGACGCGTCCAGATGCAGACACAGCCCCTGGCGGCAACTGGTCCTTGTGG CCAGTCTGCTGACCTGTTGGATCTGCCAGATCTCCAGCCAAATCTCCATCATCCCAGTTGTAGGGTTCGAGGGATTTCAGAGCTTCCTGGACATCGAGAATGTCCCCAAGGGTGTTCAGGAATACAGCTGGTACCGGGGTACAAACGACAGTGCAGAATATATGATTGTTAGCCACATACCTTCCCCCAAGTCCTGGCAGTCTGGGCCCATGTCCAGCGGCCGGGAAAATGTGAGCAGGTTGGGCACCTTGGTGATCAAGGACTCCATGTTGAATGACACGGGAAACTACACCGTGCGGGTGGAGTTCAACAATGGCAGCCAGACAGCCACCGGCTGGCTGGAGGTTCAAG AGTTGGAAGATAACCCCGGCATCTCGGCCAATGTCAGCTCCGTGGTAGAGGAGATGGATCCCGTGGCTGCCTTCTGCCACACTAATATCACTGATGCCACCAAAATCAAGTGGTATGTGAATGGCTTACAGGTGTCCAGCAGTGATCGGGTGACATTTTCCTCAGACCGCAAGACTCTCATCATGCACCAGCTCAGCCGCTTCGACAGAACACTTCAGTGTGCGACAGAATACATCGATGGGCTTCCTCTAAAAAGTGACCCCATCATTCTGACTGTGTTCT CTCTGGTCTCTGCAGATGGACCTGATAACGTGAGGCTGAGAAGTGAGCCCTATACATTTAGAGGCGTCCTGTCTGCTGAGATCGGCTCCCGGGTGCAGATGAACTGTACCTCCACTTCCTACCCGAGATCCCAGAACCACTGGATCCACAATGGCTCCTTCCTGAGCTCCAGTGCAAGCATCACCTTCCCGAGCCTGACCTGGGAGCAGATGGGCAACTATCGATGCATTGTGAAGAACTCAGTGACCCAGATCACCATGTATAGCGATGTCCGGATCCAGAGGCCCT ttcaattccctgttaTTAGAACAGATTTCTCCATCTCGGGATACTTGGTGATCGGTTCAATCGTGATGATAGTCCTGGGCGGTGTCTACCTCTGTGGAATCCTGGTTTATGCTTTGATCACTCATTTCTCCACCAG ggaggagagagagagggagagagcgagacagagagagagaaggggggaggagctggaagtatcaactcccatatgtgccttgaccaggcaagcccagggtttcgaaccggcgatctcagcatttccag AACAAGACGGGCTATATGAGTGTTCAACTCAGACCTGGAGGACAGACCAGATGGGCAACGAG CAAACGTGCTTCTAA
- the CEACAM18 gene encoding carcinoembryonic antigen-related cell adhesion molecule 18 isoform X3, with protein sequence MQTQPLAATGPCGLLTCWICQISSQISIIPVVGFEGFQSFLDIENVPKGVQEYSWYRGTNDSAEYMIVSHIPSPKSWQSGPMSSGRENVSRLGTLVIKDSMLNDTGNYTVRVEFNNGSQTATGWLEVQELEDNPGISANVSSVVEEMDPVAAFCHTNITDATKIKWYVNGLQVSSSDRVTFSSDRKTLIMHQLSRFDRTLQCATEYIDGLPLKSDPIILTVFSLVSADGPDNVRLRSEPYTFRGVLSAEIGSRVQMNCTSTSYPRSQNHWIHNGSFLSSSASITFPSLTWEQMGNYRCIVKNSVTQITMYSDVRIQRPFQFPVIRTDFSISGYLVIGSIVMIVLGGVYLCGILVYALITHFSTREERERERARQRERRGEELEVSTPICALTRQAQGFEPAISAFPEQDGLYECSTQTWRTDQMGNEQTCF encoded by the exons ATGCAGACACAGCCCCTGGCGGCAACTGGTCCTTGTGG TCTGCTGACCTGTTGGATCTGCCAGATCTCCAGCCAAATCTCCATCATCCCAGTTGTAGGGTTCGAGGGATTTCAGAGCTTCCTGGACATCGAGAATGTCCCCAAGGGTGTTCAGGAATACAGCTGGTACCGGGGTACAAACGACAGTGCAGAATATATGATTGTTAGCCACATACCTTCCCCCAAGTCCTGGCAGTCTGGGCCCATGTCCAGCGGCCGGGAAAATGTGAGCAGGTTGGGCACCTTGGTGATCAAGGACTCCATGTTGAATGACACGGGAAACTACACCGTGCGGGTGGAGTTCAACAATGGCAGCCAGACAGCCACCGGCTGGCTGGAGGTTCAAG AGTTGGAAGATAACCCCGGCATCTCGGCCAATGTCAGCTCCGTGGTAGAGGAGATGGATCCCGTGGCTGCCTTCTGCCACACTAATATCACTGATGCCACCAAAATCAAGTGGTATGTGAATGGCTTACAGGTGTCCAGCAGTGATCGGGTGACATTTTCCTCAGACCGCAAGACTCTCATCATGCACCAGCTCAGCCGCTTCGACAGAACACTTCAGTGTGCGACAGAATACATCGATGGGCTTCCTCTAAAAAGTGACCCCATCATTCTGACTGTGTTCT CTCTGGTCTCTGCAGATGGACCTGATAACGTGAGGCTGAGAAGTGAGCCCTATACATTTAGAGGCGTCCTGTCTGCTGAGATCGGCTCCCGGGTGCAGATGAACTGTACCTCCACTTCCTACCCGAGATCCCAGAACCACTGGATCCACAATGGCTCCTTCCTGAGCTCCAGTGCAAGCATCACCTTCCCGAGCCTGACCTGGGAGCAGATGGGCAACTATCGATGCATTGTGAAGAACTCAGTGACCCAGATCACCATGTATAGCGATGTCCGGATCCAGAGGCCCT ttcaattccctgttaTTAGAACAGATTTCTCCATCTCGGGATACTTGGTGATCGGTTCAATCGTGATGATAGTCCTGGGCGGTGTCTACCTCTGTGGAATCCTGGTTTATGCTTTGATCACTCATTTCTCCACCAG ggaggagagagagagggagagagcgagacagagagagagaaggggggaggagctggaagtatcaactcccatatgtgccttgaccaggcaagcccagggtttcgaaccggcgatctcagcatttccag AACAAGACGGGCTATATGAGTGTTCAACTCAGACCTGGAGGACAGACCAGATGGGCAACGAG CAAACGTGCTTCTAA
- the CEACAM18 gene encoding carcinoembryonic antigen-related cell adhesion molecule 18 isoform X2 — MDASRCRHSPWRQLVLVASLLTCWICQISSQISIIPVVGFEGFQSFLDIENVPKGVQEYSWYRGTNDSAEYMIVSHIPSPKSWQSGPMSSGRENVSRLGTLVIKDSMLNDTGNYTVRVEFNNGSQTATGWLEVQELEDNPGISANVSSVVEEMDPVAAFCHTNITDATKIKWYVNGLQVSSSDRVTFSSDRKTLIMHQLSRFDRTLQCATEYIDGLPLKSDPIILTVFYGPDNVRLRSEPYTFRGVLSAEIGSRVQMNCTSTSYPRSQNHWIHNGSFLSSSASITFPSLTWEQMGNYRCIVKNSVTQITMYSDVRIQRPFQFPVIRTDFSISGYLVIGSIVMIVLGGVYLCGILVYALITHFSTREERERERARQRERRGEELEVSTPICALTRQAQGFEPAISAFPEQDGLYECSTQTWRTDQMGNEQTCF, encoded by the exons ATGGACGCGTCCAGATGCAGACACAGCCCCTGGCGGCAACTGGTCCTTGTGG CCAGTCTGCTGACCTGTTGGATCTGCCAGATCTCCAGCCAAATCTCCATCATCCCAGTTGTAGGGTTCGAGGGATTTCAGAGCTTCCTGGACATCGAGAATGTCCCCAAGGGTGTTCAGGAATACAGCTGGTACCGGGGTACAAACGACAGTGCAGAATATATGATTGTTAGCCACATACCTTCCCCCAAGTCCTGGCAGTCTGGGCCCATGTCCAGCGGCCGGGAAAATGTGAGCAGGTTGGGCACCTTGGTGATCAAGGACTCCATGTTGAATGACACGGGAAACTACACCGTGCGGGTGGAGTTCAACAATGGCAGCCAGACAGCCACCGGCTGGCTGGAGGTTCAAG AGTTGGAAGATAACCCCGGCATCTCGGCCAATGTCAGCTCCGTGGTAGAGGAGATGGATCCCGTGGCTGCCTTCTGCCACACTAATATCACTGATGCCACCAAAATCAAGTGGTATGTGAATGGCTTACAGGTGTCCAGCAGTGATCGGGTGACATTTTCCTCAGACCGCAAGACTCTCATCATGCACCAGCTCAGCCGCTTCGACAGAACACTTCAGTGTGCGACAGAATACATCGATGGGCTTCCTCTAAAAAGTGACCCCATCATTCTGACTGTGTTCT ATGGACCTGATAACGTGAGGCTGAGAAGTGAGCCCTATACATTTAGAGGCGTCCTGTCTGCTGAGATCGGCTCCCGGGTGCAGATGAACTGTACCTCCACTTCCTACCCGAGATCCCAGAACCACTGGATCCACAATGGCTCCTTCCTGAGCTCCAGTGCAAGCATCACCTTCCCGAGCCTGACCTGGGAGCAGATGGGCAACTATCGATGCATTGTGAAGAACTCAGTGACCCAGATCACCATGTATAGCGATGTCCGGATCCAGAGGCCCT ttcaattccctgttaTTAGAACAGATTTCTCCATCTCGGGATACTTGGTGATCGGTTCAATCGTGATGATAGTCCTGGGCGGTGTCTACCTCTGTGGAATCCTGGTTTATGCTTTGATCACTCATTTCTCCACCAG ggaggagagagagagggagagagcgagacagagagagagaaggggggaggagctggaagtatcaactcccatatgtgccttgaccaggcaagcccagggtttcgaaccggcgatctcagcatttccag AACAAGACGGGCTATATGAGTGTTCAACTCAGACCTGGAGGACAGACCAGATGGGCAACGAG CAAACGTGCTTCTAA
- the LOC136332089 gene encoding sialic acid-binding Ig-like lectin 6, whose product MATSNPDRQVLEETQGRFRLRGDPSEHSCSLDIRGARRTDGGLDVFLVKRGSSMIYLYTRSRLSVLVKALNHTPDILIPGTLESGCPVNLTCSVPWACERGTPPTFSWTSAAHTSLGPWTHPLSSVITLTPRPQDHSTPLTCQVKFPAAGVGREENHPAQPHLQVLQEEALRPKRSMEDANTISE is encoded by the exons ATGGCCACAAGCAACCCAGACCGTCAAGTGCTGGAGGAAACCCAGGGCCGGTTCCGCCTGCGTGGGGACCCCAGCGAGCACAGCTGCTCCCTGGACATCAGAGGCGCCAGGAGGACCGATGGAGGACTTGACGTTTTTCTGGTGAAGAGAGGAAGTTCTATGATATATCTTTACACACGGAGCAGGCTCTCTGTGCTGGTGAAGG CCCTCAACCACACACCCGACATCCTCATCCCAGGAACCCTAGAGTCTGGCTGCCCTGTAAACCTGACCTGCTCCGTGCCCTGGGCCTGTGAGCGGGGCACGCCCCCCACCTTCTCCTGGACGTCAGCCGCCCACACCTCCCTGGGCCCCTGGACTCACCCTCTGTCCTCGGTGATCACCCTCACCCCACGGCCCCAGGACCACAGCACCCCCCTCACCTGCCAGGTGAAGTTCCCTGCAGCTGGTGTGGGCCGTGAAGAGAACCATCCTGCTCAACCTCACCT GCAGGTACTACAGGAGGAGGCATTGAGGCCAAAAAGGAGTATGGAGGATGCAAACACCATCTCAGAGTAA
- the CEACAM18 gene encoding carcinoembryonic antigen-related cell adhesion molecule 18 isoform X4, which produces MDASRCRHSPWRQLVLVASLLTCWICQISSQISIIPVVGFEGFQSFLDIENVPKGVQEYSWYRGTNDSAEYMIVSHIPSPKSWQSGPMSSGRENVSRLGTLVIKDSMLNDTGNYTVRVEFNNGSQTATGWLEVQELEDNPGISANVSSVVEEMDPVAAFCHTNITDATKIKWYVNGLQVSSSDRVTFSSDRKTLIMHQLSRFDRTLQCATEYIDGLPLKSDPIILTVFSLVSADGPDNVRLRSEPYTFRGVLSAEIGSRVQMNCTSTSYPRSQNHWIHNGSFLSSSASITFPSLTWEQMGNYRCIVKNSVTQITMYSDVRIQRPFQFPVIRTDFSISGYLVIGSIVMIVLGGVYLCGILVYALITHFSTRTRRAI; this is translated from the exons ATGGACGCGTCCAGATGCAGACACAGCCCCTGGCGGCAACTGGTCCTTGTGG CCAGTCTGCTGACCTGTTGGATCTGCCAGATCTCCAGCCAAATCTCCATCATCCCAGTTGTAGGGTTCGAGGGATTTCAGAGCTTCCTGGACATCGAGAATGTCCCCAAGGGTGTTCAGGAATACAGCTGGTACCGGGGTACAAACGACAGTGCAGAATATATGATTGTTAGCCACATACCTTCCCCCAAGTCCTGGCAGTCTGGGCCCATGTCCAGCGGCCGGGAAAATGTGAGCAGGTTGGGCACCTTGGTGATCAAGGACTCCATGTTGAATGACACGGGAAACTACACCGTGCGGGTGGAGTTCAACAATGGCAGCCAGACAGCCACCGGCTGGCTGGAGGTTCAAG AGTTGGAAGATAACCCCGGCATCTCGGCCAATGTCAGCTCCGTGGTAGAGGAGATGGATCCCGTGGCTGCCTTCTGCCACACTAATATCACTGATGCCACCAAAATCAAGTGGTATGTGAATGGCTTACAGGTGTCCAGCAGTGATCGGGTGACATTTTCCTCAGACCGCAAGACTCTCATCATGCACCAGCTCAGCCGCTTCGACAGAACACTTCAGTGTGCGACAGAATACATCGATGGGCTTCCTCTAAAAAGTGACCCCATCATTCTGACTGTGTTCT CTCTGGTCTCTGCAGATGGACCTGATAACGTGAGGCTGAGAAGTGAGCCCTATACATTTAGAGGCGTCCTGTCTGCTGAGATCGGCTCCCGGGTGCAGATGAACTGTACCTCCACTTCCTACCCGAGATCCCAGAACCACTGGATCCACAATGGCTCCTTCCTGAGCTCCAGTGCAAGCATCACCTTCCCGAGCCTGACCTGGGAGCAGATGGGCAACTATCGATGCATTGTGAAGAACTCAGTGACCCAGATCACCATGTATAGCGATGTCCGGATCCAGAGGCCCT ttcaattccctgttaTTAGAACAGATTTCTCCATCTCGGGATACTTGGTGATCGGTTCAATCGTGATGATAGTCCTGGGCGGTGTCTACCTCTGTGGAATCCTGGTTTATGCTTTGATCACTCATTTCTCCACCAG AACAAGACGGGCTATATGA